A region from the Leucoraja erinacea ecotype New England chromosome 18, Leri_hhj_1, whole genome shotgun sequence genome encodes:
- the LOC129705543 gene encoding dispanin subfamily A member 2b-like — protein MESRMNQALVENDQQSPGKGRCPEIPATMVHIATEPLPVKDHFLWSMFNFVYCNFCCLGFMALAFSVKARDRKMLGDIYSANHYGATSKALNLAATLLTIALVITVVALAISGVIHLRPR, from the exons ATGGAGTCCAGAATGAACCAGGCGTTGGTGGAGAATGATCAGCAGTCACCGGGCAAGGGCCGCTGCCCCGAGATTCCCGCCACCATGGTCCATATCGCCACTGAACCCCTGCCCGTCAAGGACCACTTCCTCTGGTCCATGTTCAACTTTGTTTACTGCAATTTCTGCTGTCTCGGCTTCATGGCGCTGGCCTTCTCCGTGAAG GCCCGAGATCGGAAAATGCTGGGAGATATTTACAGCGCCAACCACTACGGTGCCACCTCCAAGGCACTGAACCTGGCCGCCACTCTGCTGACAATCGCCTTGGTGATCACCGTGGTTGCGCTGGCGATCAGTGGGGTGATCCATCTCCGCCCCAGATAA